A single region of the Tigriopus californicus strain San Diego chromosome 8, Tcal_SD_v2.1, whole genome shotgun sequence genome encodes:
- the LOC131884501 gene encoding zinc finger homeobox protein 4-like: protein MSSIEAHQASGSGGIVPQTAPAAVSSQENNSIVSLPFNICRNQSSYTTPSSSHDDLKSSSQETPFDGVNLANGECEKQTRRNESSYNPCDVENKLSAKPKDECDTNRDVEKFGGKIVYTRNGSAYIIATPDISDEEFVAKHEGTIMDSLDPTDPKVGQESPAYPVISNAVYITKSEAYYKALQSQACELGLERRLPDPPYDTPIVHSYKVISMHQEEKPAKGDHQSSISPVIPDFATPVVPIKPILMCFICKLSFGFADSFQTHCEQEHHLELKNQEKLIMESKNASAIIQMVKTESTQTPTVSFLEPVSTTTPPPLSNESSHSEDVSKANNECKENLSHSVIKGLLSAALTSQMAAAAAVSSVSGASTTASSLADIPRSSAFCSMSPSGLGSPLESMPFPMSLRRSFTPNEAVGSPVSSIHPSSIPSNANMLQGTTIGACPDHVNGRKAGVECHNCDVILNRMPGSMGWNTARNSCKTLKCPKCNWHYKYQETLEIHMKEKHPESETSCIYCITSQQHPRLARGETYTCGYKPYRCEVCNYSTTTKGNLSIHMQSDKHLNNMQELQNGGLLTNHDGQRLPGSTFVGGMSKAKSSWKCDVCNYETSVARNLRIHMTSEKHTHNILVLQQNLKNAGQINQEGRNLSPIPGFYPMFPGLDQMNPSPPVSYPNSPDKNFMLQNQPEAALADMAYLQAVMMQLVNSGYAFGSRPPFGNIERPCIPPMNMNPGSETFTEPEDPNPSTLFSCCICRDFGCESFDQLSQHLTQDRSKGGEMEVSIFLAGNFICKLCNYKTTLKANFQLHCKTDKHLQRLAIFNHIKEGGQRNEWKLKHMNTSNPVHVRCNACDFETFSLHKLQLHGANQGHEISTVLFTHLKNAEANTSSEKRTYRCSLCNFGSSSKIKLMQHVRTSSHLQMEQIHQMKKRSEGMDENTEIGEIFQVHENKEPLERAHSDLKSPMGGKRRLSSPVQEKKCPLCQELHSDYLSLEKHVNQVHSVNPDGLKRLMVLIDGCRWLAATDKSSSSPPSSTTSSPFKDEEKGVSGQGGLGLNQEGGGNTTASNNINGNNGMVEAGPEEANNRESESKAIEDDSNLMAMAAMTTTSATMGGGGKEDKKTAPNLTQDKGSPFRKLEKTLHYPMEKYLDPNRPYKCDVCKESFTQKNILLVHYNSVSHLHKLKKSLQEQKGLPTTGSQLENAINNLRKDDDDGESKPFKCNICKVAYSQCSTLDIHVRSVLHQTRAARIQELAFSGQIDLSQPLMEHSDQSLNLDPGTHVGLDSLSFKAQSSPRVPSRNSPSSDNVISRHAQNRPLNSRELDDSLSPASPTSKSMTDLLLANQDQAQQNQHLLSFLQSLPNLTSGSDGSLPIKSEELKTLLNSPDSKRSQVLKNLLQNYGFELVMQFNEYHQRRIQKEKEEADKLINEKESPALEMKETPKPLVQVKVEQPKLGSGPTAQSISDTDSSNLIEPKSKCPICNKQFSSIWVLKAHSEEIHKTVVPPEFLERYAKEIRGNIDMESDSESKEEPNKTSKERSVSDSENSLNTPSPKYQNDTVSDRTETDQESSHQEHPAVSSSIAQNAFQKALSAAQQQSQSINPFMLQISQLQGMNPLVAMNLQPPLIPPNRFNGTGTNHENIMKLLATMQTLKSGGPLPSNIAAPTTEPPNTNLETQTRMKPKIPSHSVGMDAKVHLPPDQNARFEPLFPFLGGAPNFAGLGAPPEFQQLLHPHHQQQLLQEQQQQQQQQQQQQQQQQKMSMYSQPEQTKRARTRITDEQLQVLRSYFDINNSPTEEAISVMTGKTGLPPKVIKHWFRNTLFKERQKNKDSPYNFNNPPSTLLNLEEYEKSNDSRLSATTPGPICTSNSNGPGEDAKLEENTSERHANEMSTPTPTHNMANKSAMEDSFQPSSTSSTPGLPPGSPMSVNNSIESPSLNGSALSHMFSNQIGQNSQGLLSQQSLAPNFPLIPTSLGNMTGQIPNFLNPLSSMMGGGELHSGQRSPQSQHGTPSPGKRANRTRFTDYQIKVLQEFFENNAYPKDDDLEYLSKLLHLSPRVIVVWFQNARQKARKIYENQPPLDPAEDGSGRFTRTPGLNYQCKKCLLVFQRYYELIRHQKQHCFKEEDAKRSAQAQKAAAQAAAQFSSATTCGSTVLTPHSEDSNSSFCMDRRMSSPMMFNNNAGGRQSFDGSDDSPMESPFRQEDDGKKITPSMFDQLTRANPLENMDKVAATASFPTYSTSSPFGLLQQKAFNHFSCKDRDSDDFDNESITSSPSSKRKLSDDGDMEEKDESGQPRDKRLRTTILPEQLDFLYQKYQIESNPSRKMLEQIANEVGLRKRVVQVWFQNTRARERKGQFRAHQQVINKRCPFCPALFKVRSALESHLGTKHSDQYIKGEIIIDELPDAEEFSSENEFPKPANTGGPMMRLQNSEFQPIASPVHDLGESMRKYYEDTMKRYMNDLQTSGALQEQNLSSNMKRDSPALDLSSLYCQPAMDLTNNRNFNNENPEEHSESTMETIENRMSDADDENHNLDGNMSPSSPAHHHHGGEGDSSCGNGKSNHDQMSNSKRFRTQMSNIQIKVMKSVFEHHKTPTMSECSTLGKTIGLQKRVVQVWFQNARAKEKKIKQQLQKLMGHEPANFPVAKECLVCGVPCPSEDHMFSKDHLHKIMKAMEEGQIEPESPGEKLNALLVQLQSTMAPSNMSNTKSAVSEVQQTTNANFNSVGSTRESPCNL from the exons ATGTCTTCGATTGAGGCCCACCAAGCCTCCGGCAGTGGCGGCATTGTTCCGCAGACTGCTCCGGCTGCGGTCTCAAGCCAAGAGAATAATTCTATTGTCTCTTTACCCTTTAATATTTGTCGCAACCAAAGTTCCTATACAACTCCGTCATCCTCACACGATGACTTAAAAAGCTCCTCCCAAGAGACACCATTTGATGGTGTCAACTTGGCCAATGGAGAGTGTGAAAAGCAAACCAGACGCAACGAAAGTTCCTACAATCCATGTGACGTCGAAAATAAGTTAAGTGCAAAGCCAAAGGATGAATGTGACACCAATCGTGATGTAGAAAAATTTGGTGGAAAAATTGTTTACACTCGTAATGGTTCTGCATATATAATAGCAACCCCCGATATATCTGACGAAGAATTTGTGGCCAAGCATGAGGGAACAATAATGGACTCGTTGGATCCCACTGATCCAAAGGTCGGCCAAGAGTCCCCTGCTTACCCGGTGATTTCCAATGCTGTGTACATCACTAAAAGTGAGGCGTATTACAAGGCCTTACAAAGTCAAGCGTGTGAATTAGGGCTCGAGCGCAGGCTACCTGACCCGCCTTACGACACGCCCATAGTTCATAGTTATAAGGTCATTTCTATGCATCAAGAGGAGAAGCCAGCTAAAGGCGATCATCAATCATCAATCTCTCCCGTAATCCCCGATTTCGCCACTCCCGTTGTGCCAATCAAGCCAATTCTAATGTGCTTCATATGTAAACTGTCGTTTGGGTTCGCAGACTCGTTTCAAACTCATTGCGAACAAGAGCATCACTTGGAGCTTAAAAACCAAGAGAAACTAATAATGGAATCCAAAAATGCTTCAGCCATCATTCAAATGGTCAAAACCGAATCTACTCAAACACCAACTGTCTCGTTCTTGGAACCAGTCTCAACCACCACCCCTCCTCCATTGTCAAATGAATCTAGTCACTCAGAGGATGTTTCTAAGGCGAATAACGAGTGCAAAGAAAATCTGTCGCACAGTGTTATTAAGGGGCTTCTATCGGCCGCGTTAACCTCCCAGATGGCTGCGGCTGCTGCCGTGTCCTCCGTGTCAGGTGCCTCGACGACCGCCTCTTCATTGGCGGATATTCCTCGTTCTAGTGCATTTTGTTCCATGTCCCCTTCGGGTTTGGGTTCTCCCCTGGAAAGCATGCCGTTTCCCATGTCTTTGCGGCGAAGTTTCACGCCCAATGAGGCGGTGGGTAGTCCAGTGAGCTCGATTCATCCGTCATCGATCCCTTCGAATGCCAACATGCTTCAAGGGACCACCATTGGAGCTTGCCCTGACCATGTGAATGGCCGCAAAGCGGGGGTGGAGTGTCATAATTGTGATGTTATTTTGAACCGAATGCCCGGTAGCATGGGTTGGAACACGGCTCGTAACTCTTGCAAAACCCTAAAGTGCCCCAAATGCAATTGGCATTATAAGTATCAAGAGACATTAGAGATTCACATGAAGGAAAAACACCCGGAAAGTGAGACCTCGTGCATTTACTGTATCACGAGTCAACAACATCCTCGCCTGGCTAGAGGAGAAACCTATACTTGTGGTTATAAACCATATCGATGTGAAGTTTGCAACTACTCGACGACCACCAAAGGAAATTTGTCGATACATATGCAATCGGATAAGCACCTGAATAACATGCAAGAGCTCCAGAATGGTGGACTGCTCACCAACCACGATGGGCAACGCTTGCCAGGATCAACTTTTGTTGGTGGCATGTCCAAAGCCAAATCAAGTTGGAAGTGCGATGTATGTAATTACGAAACTTCTGTGGCTAGAAACTTACGAATTCACATGACCAGTGAGAAGCACACGCACAATATTCTAGTACTCCAGCAAAATTTAAAGAACGCAGGACAAATCAACCAAGAGGGCAGGAATTTGAGTCCAATCCCCGGCTTTTACCCAATGTTTCCCGGTCTCGATCAAATGAACCCGTCACCCCCGGTGAGCTACCCTAACTCCCCGGACAAGAACTTCATGCTCCAAAACCAACCGGAAGCCGCTCTGGCCGATATGGCATACCTCCAGGCGGTTATGATGCAGCTCGTAAATAGTGGTTACGCTTTCGGCTCACGTCCACCCTTTGGAAACATTGAACGCCCATGCATACCTCCCATGAATATGAACCCAGGGTCCGAAACCTTCACTGAACCCGAGGATCCGAATCCCTCGACTCTTTTCAGCTGCTGCATTTGCCGCGACTTTGGCTGCGAGTCGTTCGACCAATTGTCTCAACATCTCACTCAAGATCGATCCAAAGGAGGTGAAATGGAGGTCTCGATCTTCCTGGCTGGAAATTTCATCTGCAAGCTCTGCAACTACAAGACCACGTTGAAGGCCAATTTCCAGCTCCATTGCAAGACTGACAAGCACCTCCAGcgattggccattttcaatcaCATCAAAGAGGGCGGCCAAcgaaatgaatggaaattgaAACACATGAACACTTCCAATCCCGTTCATGTGCGATGCAATGCGTGTGATTTCGAAACCTTCAGTCTACACAAGCTCCAACTGCATGGAGCCAATCAAGGCCATGAGATCTCCACGGTCTTGTTTACCCATTTGAAGAATGCGGAAGCGAATACGTCCTCGGAGAAACGAACGTATCGTTGCTCGCTGTGCAACTTTGGTTCGAGCAGCAAAATAAAGCTCATGCAACACGTGAGAACCAGCAGCCATCTCCAAATGGAGCAGAttcatcaaatgaagaaaCGCTCCGAAGGGATGGACGAAAACACAGAGATAGGCGAAATCTTTCAAGTGCACGAAAACAAAGAACCTCTCGAGCGAGCACATTCAG ACTTGAAGTCACCGATGGGTGGGAAAAGGCGACTCTCTTCCCCCgtgcaagaaaagaaatgcccACTTTGCCAAGAATTACACTCGGATTACCTGAGCCTGGAGAAGCACGTGAATCAGGTCCATTCTGTGAATCCCGATGGATTAAAAAGATTGATGGTGTTGATAGATGGATGTCGATGGCTAGCGGCCACCGATAAAAGTAGTAGCTCTCCCCCTTCATCCACCACGTCATCACCCTttaaagacgaagaaaaag GTGTCAGCGGACAAGGAGGTCTTGGTCTCAATCAAGAAGGAGGCGGCAACACCACCGccagcaacaacatcaacgGTAACAATGGGATGGTAGAGGCCGGTCCAGAGGAAGCTAACAACAGAGAGAGCGAAAGCAAAGCCATTGAAGACGACTCAAACTTGATGGCAATGGCAGCAATGACAACAACCTCAGCAACGATGGGAGGTGGTGGGAAAGAGGACAAGAAGACGGCTCCCAACCTCACACAAGACAAAGGGTCCCCATTTCGGAAGCTGGAAAAGACGCTGCACTATCCAATGGAGAAATACTTGGATCCCAATCGCCCCTATAAATGTGACGTTTGTAAGGAGTCCTTCACTCAAAAGAATATCCTCTTGGTGCACTACAACTCGGTGAGTCATCTTCACAAGTTGAAAAAGTCCTTGCAAGAGCAAAAGGGATTACCCACGACAGGATCTCAATTAGAGAATGCAATCAACAACCTCCGCAAAGACGATGACGATGGCGAATCGAAGCCATTCAAGTGCAATATATGTAAAGTAGCTTACAGTCAGTGCTCTACCTTGGATATCCACGTCAGATCTGTACTTCATCAGACCAGGGCCGCACGCATTCAAGAGCTGGCCTTTTCCGGGCAAATCGACCTAAGTCAGCCTTTGATGGAACACTCCGATCAAAGCCTCAATTTGGATCCGGGCACACATGTGGGTTTGGACTCGCTAAGTTTCAAAGCACAATCCTCACCTAGAGTCCCCTCGAGAAACTCTCCGTCAAGTGACAACGTCATATCTCGTCATGCGCAAAATAGGCCATTGAATTCTCGAGAGCTTGACGACTCCTTATCACCCGCCTCTCCCACTTCAAAGAGCATGACCGATTTGTTACTTGCTAACCAAGACCAAGCCCAGCAAAACCAACATCTTTTGTCATTTCTGCAAAGCTTGCCAAATCTGACTTCAGGGTCAGATGGTTCACTCCCGATAAAAAGCGAAGAATTGAAAACCCTGCTCAATTCTCCCGATTCGAAGCGCTCTCAAGTTTTAAAGAATCTGTTACAAAACTACGGTTTTGAGCTCGTCATGCAATTTAATGAGTACCATCAGCGCAGGAtacaaaaagagaaagaggaagctGACAAACTTATCAATGAGAAGGAAAGTCCTGCCCTCGAAATGAAAGAAACTCCCAAGCCTTTAGTCCAGGTTAAAGTCGAACAGCCGAAATTGGGTAGTGGCCCTACTGCGCAATCCATCTCCGACACCGATTCTTCCAATCTGATTGAGCCCAAGTCGAAATGCCCCATTTGCAATAAGCAGTTCTCGAGTATATGGGTTTTGAAAGCCCACAGTGAAGAAATTCACAAGACCGTTGTTCCACCAGAGTTCCTGGAAAGGTATGCCAAAGAGATACGAGGCAACATTGATATGGAGTCGGACTCTGAATCTAAGGAGGAGCCCAACAAAACTTCCAAAGAGCGGTCAGTATCGGACTCAGAGAACTCTCTCAACACACCCAGTCCCAAGTATCAGAATGATACTGTTTCGGATCGCACCGAAACGGATCAAGAGAGTTCGCATCAGGAGCATCCCGCCGTTTCCAGttccattgctcaaaatgcatttcaaaaggCCTTGTCCGCCGCTCAGCAGCAATCCCAATCCATCAATCCCTTCATGTTGCAAATTTCGCAATTGCAAGGGATGAATCCCCTCGTAGCCATGAATCTTCAACCCCCTCTCATCCCACCCAATCGTTTCAACGGAACTGGTACCAACCACGAAAACATAATGAAATTACTGGCCACAATGCAAACGCTAAAATCAGGAGGGCCTCTACCCTCGAACATCGCAGCTCCGACAACTGAGCCACCAAACACTAACCTTGAGACCCAAACTCGAATGAAACCTAAAATTCCATCTCATTCCGTGGGAATGGATGCGAAAGTCCATTTGCCACCGGACCAAAATGCTAGGTTTGAACCATTGTTTCCATTCTTAGGAGGGGCGCCTAATTTTGCTGGTTTAGGGGCACCTCCCGAGTTCCAACAGTTGTTGCACCCCCATCACCAACAGCAGCTTCttcaagagcaacaacaacaacaacaacaacagcagcagcagcagcagcagcaacaaaagATGTCGATGTATTCTCAACCCGAACAAACAAAACGAGCTCGAACGAGAATCACAGATGAACAATTGCAGGTTCTTCGATCTTACTTTGACATAAATAATTCGCCCACAGAAGAGGCCATATCAGTTATGACTGGTAAAACCGGGTTGCCACCCAAGGTAATCAAACATTGGTTTCGGAACACCCTTTTTAAAGAACGTCAAAAGAACAAGGACTCCCCGTACAATTTCAACAACCCTCCATCAACGTTACTTAACTTGGAAGAATATGAAAAGTCAAACGACTCGAGGTTATCCGCGACCACCCCTGGGCCTATCTGTACAAGCAATTCAAATGGCCCGGGCGAGGACGCCAAGCTTGAAGAAAATACGTCTGAGAGACACGCTAATGAGATGAGCACTCCCACTCCAACTCACAACATGGCAAACAAGTCTGCTATGGAAGATTCGTTCCAACCCTCCTCGACCTCGTCTACTCCGGGTTTGCCTCCCGGGAGTCCAATGTCGGTCAATAACTCGATAGAGAGCCCATCCCTGAACGGTTCCGCTCTTTCACACATGTTTTCcaatcaaattggacaaaattctCAAGGACTTCTCTCGCAACAATCATTAGCTCCCAATTTTCCCCTCATTCCTACATCGTTGGGAAATATGACTGGTCAAATTCCTAATTTCTTGAACCCACTCTCGAGCATGATGGGAGGTGGAGAGCTCCATTCCGGTCAGCGCAGCCCGCAATCTCAGCATGGAACCCCCTCGCCCGGAAAACGAGCCAACCGAACGAGATTTACGGACTATCAAATCAAGGTCTTGCAAGAgttctttgaaaacaatgccTACCCCAAAGACGATGACTTGGAGTACTTGTCCAAGCTGCTGCACCTCAGTCCTAGAGTCATAGTGGTATGGTTCCAAAATGCTCGGCAAAAGGCCAGAAAGATATACGAAAACCAGCCTCCTTTGGACCCTGCCGAAGATGGCTCCGGCAGATTCACTCGCACACCTGGTTTGAATTACCAGTGCAAGAAATGTCTTCTAGTCTTTCAAAGGTACTATGAGCTCATTCGTCATCAAAAGCAGCATTGCTTCAAAGAGGAGGACGCGAAGCGGTCAGCTCAGGCTCAAAAAGCCGCTGCTCAAGCGGCCGCTCAATTTTCCTCCGCAACAACTTGTGGAAGCACCGTATTGACACCCCATTCTGAAGACAGCAATTCCAGCTTTTGTATGGACCGACGAATGTCTTCACCCATGATGTTTAACAATAATGCAGGGGGCAGACAATCCTTTGATGGATCGGACGACTCGCCAATGGAGAGCCCTTTCCGTCAAGAAGACGATGGCAAAAAGATCACCCCCTCCATGTTTGATCAACTAACTCGAGCCAATCCTTTGGAAAACATGGACAAAGTGGCAGCGACTGCATCATTTCCTACCTATTCAACCTCCAGTCCTTTCGGCCTTCTTCAGCAAAAAGCATTTAATCACTTTTCGTGCAAAGATAGAGATTCCGACGACTTTGATAATGAAAGCATCACCAGCTCTCCTTCTTCTAAGCGCAAACTGTCCGATGATGGTGACATGGAAGAAAAAGACGAGTCAGGACAGCCTCGAGACAAGAGATTAAGGACCACCATTCTTCCCGAGCAATTAGATTTTTTGtaccaaaaatatcaaattgaaagtaatCCCAGCCGCAAGATGTTGGAACAAATTGCCAATGAGGTTGGTCTACGGAAACGAGTGGTTCAAGTGTGGTTCCAAAACACTCGAGCTCGAGAACGAAAAGGTCAATTTCGAGCTCATCAGCAAGTCATTAACAAGCGTTGTCCTTTTTGTCCGGCCCTTTTCAAGGTCAGATCGGCCTTGGAGTCTCATTTAGGCACTAAACACTCAGACCAATACATCAAGGGCGAGATTATCATTGATGAACTCCCAGATGCCGAAGAGTTCAGTTCTGAAAACGAGTTTCCCAAGCCAGCCAACACAGGTGGGCCCATGATGAGGCTTCAGAACTCGGAGTTCCAACCTATTGCCTCACCAGTGCATGACCTTGGGGAATCAATGCGAAAATATTACGAGGACACTATGAAGCGATACATGAACGATCTTCAGACATCAGGAGCTCTTCAAGAGCAAAACTTGTCTTCCAATATGAAACGAGATTCCCCGGCGTTAGACTTGAGTTCCTTGTATTGTCAACCAGCCATGGACTTAACCAACAATAGAAATTTCAATAACGAAAACCCCGAAGAACACTCCGAGTCCACCATGGAGACCATTGAAAACCGCATGTCGGATGCTGATGACGAGAACCATAACTTGGATGGCAACATGAGCCCATCTTCACctgctcatcatcatcacggCGGTGAGGGCGACAGCTCGTGCGGCAACGGTAAAAGTAATCATGACCAAATGTCCAATAGTAAGCGGTTCCGAACCCAAATGTCAAACATTCAAATTAAAGTCATGAAGAGCGTCTTCGAACACCACAAAACTCCAACGATGAGTGAATGCTCCACTCTGGGCAAGACCATTGGGCTTCAAAAGCGAGTGGTCCAAGTGTGGTTCCAGAACGCTCGAgcgaaggaaaagaagataaAGCAGCAGTTACAGAAATTGATGGGACATGAGCCAGCAAACTTTCCCGTTGCGAAAGAGTGCCTAGTTTGTGGAGTTCCTTGCCCTTCAGAGGATCATATGTTTAGCAAGGATCATCTCCACAAGATAATGAAAGCCATGGAAGAGGGTCAAATTGAACCAGAGTCTCCGGGAGAAAAACTTAATGCCTTGTTGGTCCAACTCCAATCCACGATGGCTCCGTCAAACATGTCAAACACGAAATCAGCCGTTTCAGAGGTCCAACAAACGACGAATGCAAACTTCAACTCGGTTGGATCAACGCGAGAGTCTCCTTGTAATCTGTAG